One part of the Mytilus trossulus isolate FHL-02 chromosome 11, PNRI_Mtr1.1.1.hap1, whole genome shotgun sequence genome encodes these proteins:
- the LOC134691420 gene encoding NPC intracellular cholesterol transporter 1-like — MNNIEKKRLFLVCAVLFTLVVMVVAKDGQCSMYGDCGPAEAGSSKHLNCKYNGPAKPLTDPDGLKILETYCPELVTGNNTLTCCDTTQLRTLQANLGVPQQMLLRCPSCFRNFLNLYCYTTCSPNQNNYVTIDDVRPDIPTGKKEAAVATHYYISENFANGMFNSCKDVQMPSANQKALNILCGHTAAECTPQKWLDFMGDTSNGQTPFRITFIIGNSATPPPGTNITLHPMDTMTSKCSERAFNKSACSCQDCAASCAPIPSPPPTEIESTILGLDTWYFVMGLLYIVFLIVFFTSYLVSYFLCEPQQEQNSFTTVYQNGIHGNGTTNMNGSHSEKNHHQTKYNSEAIVQLSDISFMEKLGAAMERMLQRTFTRWGACCARHPVLVIVLGVIIAGALSAGIALFKVTTNPVELWSSSNSRARQEKDYFDSHFGPFYRIEQLVITRPNNHTKYRHPLPPPAPSSAYIDYSNLFDKEFLHMLLDMQLEIEALTATFNNKTVKLEDICFKPLAPDNNNCATQSVLEYWQKNHTTLDKVIMDEWGSTVMADFIDHFEYCVSAPASTQDRTGLNISCLAVDSAPTFPWVVMGGYDSTNYKNSTAFVITILVNNHLKDEDNEKAKAWEKVLISYLQSKQDHPNMTISFSTERSIEDELNRESQSDVLTILISYLIMFGYITLTLGQYGSCDNPARLLIDSKITLGLSGVTIVLLSVAASLGTYSYFGIPATLIIIEVVPFLVLAVGVDNIFILVQTYQRDTRLRDESLEEQIGRIVGRVGPSMLLSSSAESIAFFLGALTDMPAVRVFSLYAALAVLFDFLLQITVFIGLMTLDARRQEDSRFDVVCCTKLSSSKLEKQEGWLFYLNKNFYAPFVLHIFVRPFIVVVFTLYFFGSVAVLHKIGVGLDQKLSMPDDSYVLNYFGNLSEYLHVGPPVYYVVREGHNYTSLAGENALCGGNGCPQESLVGQIYTASKQANYTYIAQPTSSWIDDFFDWLSPGGNPPCCRLFNNGSFCTATEPVNSSLSSVCPVKTLPNGRPSEEDFTKYLPMFLKDNPGVKCSKGGHAAYGSGVNLIRNKSNVGATYFMTYHTILKTSADYIKALKEARAIGDNITKTMQLTQSNSSVYPYSVFYVYYEQYLTVVDDTILNLGLCLVAIFVVTFILLGFDFISALLVVLTVLMIVIDICGMMYLWDIDLNAITLVNLVMAVGIAVEFCAHIVRAFAISLKPNRIKRAEEALANMGSSVFSGITLTKLGGIIVLAFAKSQLFQVFYFRMYLGMVVFGASHGLIFLPVLLSYVGPPLNKAKLYEEQQKTKSQFIDSSGKEYDEPTIHSSQQHLVSENPPDYRTVTGNNYRNNGHNSYENGGFKHTEVDNHMIPSTRL, encoded by the exons ATGAACAACATAGAAAAGAAGAGACTTTTCCTCGTGTGTGCTGTCTTATTTACTTTGGTTGTCATg GTGGTTGCCAAAGATGGACAATGTTCAATGTACGGAGATTGTGGGCCAGCCGAAGCAGGGTCCTCTAAACATctcaattgtaaatataacggaccAGCAAAACCCCTTACAGATCCAGATGGACTCAAAATCCTTGAGACATATTGTCCTGAATTAGTTACAG gaaaTAATACGTTAACATGTTGTGATACTACCCAACTCCGTACACTACAGGCTAATTTAGGAGTACCCCAGCAGATGTTATTAAGATGTCCGTCTTGCttccgtaactttctaaatCTCTACTGTTACACGACATGTAGTCCAAACCAAAATAACTACGTCACAATTGATGACGTAAGGCCTGATATACCGACTGGTAAAAAAGAAGCCGCAGTGGCCACCCATTATTATATCTCAGAAAATTTTGCCAACGGTATGTTTAATTCTTGTAAAGATGTTCAAATGCCAAGTGCCAATCAAAAAgcattgaatattttatgtGGACATACTGCAGCTGAGTGCACACCTCAGAAATGGCTGGATTTCATGGGGGATACATCAAATGGACAAACACCATTCAGAATCACCTTTATTATCGGAAACAGTGCCACACCCCCTCCAGGAACGAACATAACCTTACATCCAATGGATACCATGACATCTAAATGTAGTGAAAGAGCTTTCAACAAATCGGCATGTAGCTGTCAGGATTGCGCAGCATCATGTGCACCAATTCCATCCCCGCCACCAACAGAAATTGAATCAACTATATTGGGTTTGGATACTTGGTATTTTGTAATGGGATTATTATACATAGTATTTCTAATAGTTTTTTTCACGTCATACCTTGTTAGTTACTTTCTTTGTGAACCACAACAGGAACAAAACTCCTTTACAACAGTTTATCAAAATGGTATCCATGGTAATGGTACAACAAACATGAATGGTTCTCactcagaaaaaaatcatcaccaaacaaaatataattctgAGGCCATTGTTCAACTGTCGGATATAAGTTTTATGGAAAAGCTTGGAGCAGCAATGGAGCGAATGTTACAAAGGACATTTACTAGATGGGGTGCCTGTTGTGCTAGACATCCAGTTCTAGTAATAGTGCTTGGAGTTATCATTGCTGGAGCCCTGTCTGCTGGTATTGCTTTGTTCAAGGTTACAACCAATCCAGTAGAACTTTGGTCATCCAGTAATAGTAGAGCCAGACAGGAGAAAGATTACTTTGATTCACATTTTGG accATTTTACAGAATAGAACAGTTAGTGATTACCAGACCAAACAACCATACAAAATACAGACATCCTCTACCTCCGCCTGCTCCATCATCAGCTTACATAGACTACAGTAACCTCTTTGATAAAGAATTCTTACATATg cTTCTAGATATGCAGCTTGAGATTGAGGCTTTGACAGCAACCTTTAACAACAAGACAGTCAAATTAGAAGACATCTGCTTTAAACCATTAGCTCCTGACAATAATAATTGTGCAACACAGAGTGTGTTAGAATACTGGCAGAAGAACCATACCACCCTTGACAAAGTTATTATGGATGAGTGGGGATCTACCGTAATGGCAGATTTTATTgaccattttgaatattgcGTGAG TGCTCCAGCTTCAACACAAGACAGGACAGGATTGAATATATCGTGCCTGGCAGTAGACTCAGCGCCCACTTTCCCATGGGTAGTAATGGGAGGATACGATA gtACAAATTACAAGAATTCTACAGCATTTGTCATAACTATTCTGGTGAATAACCACTTAAAAGATGAAGACAATGAAAAAGCTAAAGCTTGGGAAAAGGTGTTGATATCATATCTACAAAGTAAACAAGATCATCCCAATATGACTATTTCATTCAGTACAGAG aGATCTATAGAGGATGAGTTAAACAGAGAAAGTCAGTCTGATGTCTTGACCATTCTGATCAGCTACCTGATTATGTTTGGATATATAACTCTCACCCTCGGGCAGTATGGGTCATGTGACAATCCTGCAAGATTAttg ATTGATTCCAAGATAACATTAGGACTATCAGGAGTAACAATTGTACTATTGTCAGTAGCTGCCTCCCTTGGGACCTATAGTTACTTTGGAATACCAGCAACACTAATCATCATAGAAGTTGTACCATTCTTAGTCCTGGCTGTCGGTGTAgacaacatttttattttagttcaaACTTATCAG AGAGATACCAGACTGAGAGATGAGAGTTTAGAAGAACAGATCGGTAGAATAGTTGGCAGAGTAGGACCAAGCATGTTGTTAAGTAGCTCAGCCGAATCCATTGCTTTCTTCTTAG GTGCCCTAACAGACATGCCAGCAGTTAGAGTTTTCTCCCTTTATGCTGCCCTGGCTGTTTTATTTGACTTCCTGTTACAGATAACAGTATTTATTGGACTTATGACACTGGATGCCAGACGACAGGAG GATTCCAGATTTGATGTAGTTTGCTGCACTAAACTTTCCAGCAGTAAACTAGAGAAACAAGAAGGATggctattttatttgaacaaGAATTTTTATGCTCCCtttgttttgcatatttttgttcGGCCATTTATT GTTGTAGTTTTCACCCTGTACTTCTTTGGCAGTGTAGCTGTTCTACATAAAATTGGTGTTGGTCTTGACCAGAAACTCTCTATGCCTGAT GATTCCTATGTTCTAAACTACTTTGGTAATTTATCTGAGTACCTCCATGTTGGTCCACCTGTATACTATGTTGTTAGAGAAGGACACAACTATACATCTTTAGCTGGTGAGAATGCTCTGTGTGGAGGGAATGGTTGTCCTCAGGAATCTCTGGTCGGTCAGATCTACACTGCCAGTAAACAGGCTAATTA tacaTATATTGCTCAGCCAACATCCTCTTGGATAGATGACTTCTTTGATTGGTTGTCACCTGGAGGGAATCCACCCTGTTGTAGACTGTTCAATAATGGTAGTTTCTGTACTGCCACTGAACCag TTAATTCAAGTTTGAGTTCTGTATGTCCTGTGAAAACTTTACCCAATGGAAGACCTTCAGAGGAGGATTTCACCAAATATTTACCcatgtttttaaaagataatccAGGAGTAAAATGCTCTAAAGG AGGGCATGCAGCTTATGGTAGTGGTGTAAACCTGATCAGAAATAAATCCAATGTTGGAG cAACCTACTTTATGACCTATCATACAATACTGAAGACCAGTGCTGATTACATCAAAGCTTTGAAGGAAGCTAGGGCCATAGGAGATAACATCACAAAAACAATGCAGTTAACACAATCAAACAGTAGTGTTTACCCATATAG TGTTTTCTATGTATACTATGAACAGTACCTGACCGTAGTTGATGACACAATACTAAATCTAGGACTATGTCTGGTGGCCATCTTTGTTGTCACTTTCATTCTTCTgggatttgattttatttctgCATTGTTAGTAGTCCTGACTGTTCTCATGATTGTGATAGATATATGTGGAATGATGTATCTATGGGATATTGACCTCAACGCTATAACACTTGTCAATCTGGTTATG GCTGTTGGTATAGCTGTAGAGTTTTGTGCTCACATTGTAAGAGCTTTTGCTATCAGTCTGAAACCAAACAGAATAAAAAGAGCTGAAGAGGCTCTGGCTAATATGGGGAGTTCT GTATTTAGTGGTATAACCTTAACCAAACTAGGAGGAATTATAGTATTAGCATTTGCCAAGTCACAGTTATTCCAAGTATTTTACTTTAGAATGTATTTAGGAATGGTAGTATTTGGTGCTTCACATGGTCTTATTTTCTTACCAGTGTTACTA